Proteins encoded in a region of the Vicia villosa cultivar HV-30 ecotype Madison, WI linkage group LG5, Vvil1.0, whole genome shotgun sequence genome:
- the LOC131602756 gene encoding receptor-like serine/threonine-protein kinase SD1-8, producing MLTLTTLHKLFLFSFSTSIIFFSTPSISVSSNTLTTTQILTINQTLLSPNGIFQLSFFSYTNFSWYLGIRYTIDNDRTVVWVANRNTPIQNPNSFLRLTNTGSLFIIDQSNKTIWASIQINKNSTFNSKNPVLQLLDSGNLIVTESTESPNENDPTKILWQSFDFPTDTLLPGMKLGWNFDTDTETYINSWKVTEQDPSNGDISFKMDYQGIPEIFMLNKNRRIYRSGPWNGKRFSGVPEMQPVTDSIQFSFVENEHEVYYTFTIGKESLYSRLSVSASGELQRLTWINSRNFWNKFWYAPKDQCDNYKECGPFGVCDTNGSPVCSCIKGFRPKNHQAWSLRDGSDGCLRNNELDCESDRFLRMVNVKLPETSRVFVNRSMGILECGEMCKRNCSCIGYGNVEVVNGGSGCVMWVDELVDIRVYPAGGQDLFVRLAASDVDDDVLRESSGHKTAKVIGIIVGGAAIIFLVLGICFLWRKKKLQCLLNLKEKRERRGSLERSQDLLMTDGVFTSNREQSNENNMDELELPFFDFNTITMATNNFSHENKLGQGGFGIVYKGRLMEGQEIAVKRLSKNSGQGVEEFKNEVKLIVKLQHRNLVRLLGCSFQMDEKMLVYEYMENRSLDAILFDKTKKSSLDWKTRFNIICGIARGLLYLHQDSRFRIIHRDLKASNILLDREMNPKISDFGMARIFGTDQTEANTVRVVGTYGYMSPEYAMDGIFSVKSDVFSFGVLVMEIVSGKKNRGFYSASKELNLLGHSWKLWKEENALELIDSSIIDNSYLPSEVLRCIQVGLLCVQERAEDRPTMSSVVLMLSSETATIAQPKNPGFCLGSIPIETDSSSSKQDESCSVNHVTVTMVDGR from the exons ATGCTCACTCTCACCACCCTCCACAAACtcttcctcttttctttctccaCTTCAATCATTTTCTTCTCCACACCTTCAATCTCTGTTTCTTCTAACACCTTAACAACAACCCAAATCCTTACAATCAACCAAACCCTCTTGTCCCCAAACGGCATCTTCCAACTCAGTTTCTTTTCATACACAAATTTCTCTTGGTACTTGGGAATACGTTACACCATAGATAATGACAGAACAGTGGTTTGGGTTGCAAACAGAAACACCCCAATTCAGAATCCCAATTCTTTTCTCAGATTAACCAACACAGGAAGCCTCTTTATCATAGATCAATCCAATAAAACCATCTGGGCCAGTATTCAAATCAATAAAAATTCAACCTTTAACAGCAAAAACCCAGTTCTTCAGCTTTTGGATTCTGGGAATTTGATTGTAACAGAATCAACAGAATCACCAAATGAAAACGACCCAACAAAAATCCTATGGCAAAGTTTCGATTTTCCAACCGACACTTTGTTACCTGGCATGAAACTCGGTTGGAATTTCGACACAGACACAGAAACATACATAAATTCATGGAAGGTAACAGAACAAGACCCTTCCAATGGAGACATATCATTCAAGATGGATTATCAAGGTATCCCAGAGATTTTCATGTTGAACAAAAACAGAAGAATCTACAGAAGTGGACCATGGAATGGTAAAAGATTCAGCGGTGTACCGGAGATGCAACCAGTAACCGATTCGATTCAGTTCAGTTTCGTCGAGAACGAACACGAGGTTTACTACACATTCACAATTGGGAAAGAGTCCTTATATTCAAGACTCAGTGTGAGTGCATCAGGTGAACTTCAAAGACTGACATGGATAAATAGCAGAAACTTTTGGAATAAATTCTGGTATGCACCAAAAGACCAATGTGACAATTACAAAGAGTGTGGTCCATTTGGTGTGTGTGACACAAACGGTTCACCTGTTTGTAGTTGTATAAAAGGGTTTAGGCCCAAGAATCATCAAGCGTGGAGTTTGAGAGATGGATCTGATGGGTGTTTGAGGAACAATGAACTGGATTGTGAGAGTGATAGGTTTTTGCGTATGGTGAATGTGAAGTTACCTGAGACTAGTAGGGTTTTTGTGAATAGGAGTATGGGGATTTTGGAGTGTGGTGAGATGTGTAAGAGGAATTGTTCTTGTATTGGTTATGGGAATGTTGAGGTTGTGAATGGTGGAAGTGGTTGTGTTATGTGGGTGGATGAATTGGTTGATATTAGAGTTTATCCTGCTGGGGGTCAAGATTTGTTTGTCAGATTAGCAGCTTCTGATGTAG ATGATGATGTGCTAAGAGAAAGTTCTGGTCACAAGACAGCTAAGGTTATAGGCATTATAGTTGGTGGTGCAGCCATTATATTTCTGGTGTTAGGAATATGTttcttgtggaggaagaaaaaaTTACAGTGTCTATTGAATttgaaagagaaaagagaaagaagag GTTCATTGGAAAGAAGTCAGGATTTGCTTATGACTGATGGAGTGTTTACGAGTAATAGGGAACAGTCAAATGAAAATAACATGGATGAACTAGAATTGCCATTCTTTGATTTTAATACCATAACAATGGCAACAAATAATTTCTCTCATGAGAATAAACTTGGACAAGGAGGCTTTGGTATTGTTTACAAA GGTAGGTTAATGGAAGGTCAGGAAATCGCTGTGAAGAGGTTATCGAAAAATTCTGGCCAAGGTGTTGAAGAGTTTAAGAATGAGGTCAAGTTGATTGTCAAGCTTCAACATCGAAATCTTGTTCGGCTACTTGGTTGCAGCTTTCAAATGGATGAGAAGATGTTGGTGTATGAGTACATGGAAAATAGAAGCCTTGATGCCATTTTATTTG ACAAGACTAAAAAATCCTCACTGGATTGGAAAACGCGCTTCAATATTATATGCGGAATAGCTAGAGGACTTCTTTATCTTCACCAAGATTCGAGATTTAGAATCATCCATAGAGATCTTAAGGCAAGCAACATTCTACTTGATAGAGAGATGAACCCAAAGATATCAGACTTCGGGATGGCTAGAATTTTTGGCACGGATCAAACAGAGGCAAATACAGTTAGAGTCGTTGGAACATA TGGTTATATGTCTCCTGAATATGCTATGGATGGAATCTTCTCAGTGAAATCAGATGTTTTCAGTTTTGGCGTACTTGTGATGGAGATCGTAAGTGGAAAAAAGAACCGAGGTTTCTATTCAGCAAGCAAAGAATTGAATCTTCTTGGTCAT AGTTGGAAGCTGTGGAAAGAAgaaaatgccttggaattaattgATTCGTCGATTATTGATAATTCATATTTACCATCTGAGGTTCTTAGATGCATACAAGTTGGGCTATTATGTGTACAAGAGAGAGCAGAAGATAGAccaacaatgtcttcagtggttTTGATGTTGAGTAGTGAAACAGCAACAATAGCGCAGCCCAAAAATCCCGGATTTTGCCTAGGAAGCATTCCTATTGAAACTGATTCATCATCAAGTAAACAAGATGAATCTTGCAGTGTGAACCATGTTACTGTAACAATGGTAGATGGCAGATAG
- the LOC131605577 gene encoding uncharacterized protein LOC131605577, protein MGHLIASAYDIVCIELTRYAFSETFFPLRTTPPTNPIDRIICVGWLAKSLHFVQVYLKPGCLIPPTSPEWALYHTEVFDTWLDRFVNRMHDFERLNNTKKESNAEKSRLEPPIDLVGDSSFDVFM, encoded by the coding sequence ATGGGGCATCTTATTGCATCCGCATATGACATCGTATGCATTGAATTGACGCGTTACGCTTTTTCGGAAACCTTTTTTCCGCTCCGCACGACACCTCCTACAAATCCAATTGATCGTATTATATGTGTTGGATGGCTCGCCAAATCGCTtcattttgtacaagtttacttgaaaccgggATGCCTCATACCACCTACTTCACCAGAATGGGCACTTTATCACACCGAAGTTTTTGATACATGGCTGGATCGTTTTGTGAATAGGATGCACGATTTTGAAAGGTTGAACAACACCAAGAAGGAATCAAATGCCGAAAAGTCAAGATTAGAAcctccaatagatttagtcggtgaTAGCTCTTTTGATGTATTTATgtag
- the LOC131602758 gene encoding G-type lectin S-receptor-like serine/threonine-protein kinase RKS1 isoform X1, with product MDSAKNLLYLVTSQNHKHKFWLLINSLILLLNFSFSSCFSDTLTTDKPIRDGELLVSKSKTFALGFFTPGKSTSRYVGIWYYNLPIQTVVWVANRDSPINDTSGILSINPSGNLELHHNLSTIPIWSTNVSLPQSRTNSSSVVIAQLSDIANFVLMVNSTKTVIWESFNYPTDTMLPYLKVGFDRKTNQSWFLQSWKTDEDPGKGAFTIKFSTIGKPQVFMYNRNLPWWRGGPWNGELFAGIPNMKRDMATFNVSYVEDDNYSALSFNMFDKSVITRIVVQQSGFFQTFTWNSQKSQWNRYWSEPTDQCDNYGTCGSNSNCDPLNFDDFKCTCLLGFEPKLPRDWYESRDGSGGCVRNKNASVCRNGEGFVKVVNLKVPDTSVAVAKGGLSLEECEKECLRNCSCAAYAPADVRNGGSGCLAWYGDLMDIQKLSDQGQDLFLRVDKVELANYYNKSKGVLDKKRLAAILVASIIAIVLLFSYVYCLWNKNRKDKLMRQLNQDSSGEENGAQSNTHPNLPFFSFRTITTATRNFSHENKLGQGGFGSVYKGCLVNGQEIAVKRLSKDSGQGKKEFKNEVTLLVKLQHRNLVRLLGCCFEKEERMLIYEYLPNKSLDFFIFDQTQRSSLDWGKRFEIICGIARGVLYLHQDSRLKIIHRDLKASNVLLDAAMNPKISDFGMARIFGEDEIQARTKRVVGTYGYMAPEYAMEGRYSTKSDVFSYGVLLLEIVAGQRNTHCETGRASPNLIGHVWTLWTEGRPLDIVDLVLNQSYPADVVLKCIQIGLLCVQENAMNRPSMLEVVLMLANETTLFPPQKPAFLLIGNQVLQESSTSGGSSSINELTETTISAR from the exons ATGGATTCTGCTAAAAATCTTCTCTATCTTGTTACATCCCAAAATCATAAACACAAGTTTTGGTTGCTTATTAACTCTTTGATTCTACTCCTTAACTTCTCTTTTTCCTCTTGTTTTTCTGATACCTTAACTACTGACAAGCCTATAAGAGACGGTGAGCTCCTTGTTTCTAAATCTAAAACGTTTGCACTTGGATTCTTCACTCCTGGAAAATCCACCTCTCGCTATGTTGGAATTTGGTACTACAATTTGCCAATCCAAACTGTTGTTTGGGTTGCAAATAGAGATAGTCCGATCAATGATACTTCCGGAATTCTATCAATCAACCCGAGTGGAAATCTAGAACTCCACCACAACCTTAGCACCATTCCCATTTGGTCCACTAATGTTTCATTACCACAATCACGAACAAATAGCAGCAGTGTTGTTATAGCTCAACTATCGGATATAGCAAACTTTGTTCTGATGGTAAACAGCACCAAAACTGTCATCTGGGAAAGCTTTAATTATCCCACAGACACCATGCTTCCATATCTAAAGGTTGGTTTTGATAGAAAAACTAATCAAAGCTGGTTCCTTCAATCATGGAAGACAGATGAGGACCCTGGAAAAGGAGCATTTACTATTAAGTTCAGCACCATTGGCAAACCTCAGGTGTTTATGTACAACCGGAACCTTCCTTGGTGGCGTGGTGGACCATGGAATGGAGAACTTTTTGCAGGTATACCTAATATGAAACGAGATATGGCCACCTTTAACGTTTCTTATGTTGAAGATGACAACTATTCAGCTCTCTCATTTAACATGTTTGATAAGTCTGTCATTACTAGGATAGTGGTTCAACAATCTGGTTTCTTTCAAACATTCACATGGAACAGTCAAAAGAGTCAATGGAACCGCTACTGGTCTGAACCAACAGACCAATGTGATAACTATGGAACGTGTGGATCAAACAGTAATTGTGACCCTTTGAACTTTGACGACTTTAAGTGTACTTGTTTACTTGGTTTTGAACCAAAACTTCCACGTGATTGGTATGAGAGTAGAGATGGGTCAGGAGGGTGTGTTAGGAATAAAAATGCATCTGTTTGTAGGAATGGAGAAGGGTTTGTCAAAGTTGTAAACTTGAAAGTTCCTGATACATCTGTGGCAGTTGCAAAAGGTGGTTTAAGTTTGGAAGAATGTGAGAAAGAATGCTTGAGAAACTGCTCTTGTGCTGCCTATGCACCTGCTGATGTGAGGAATGGTGGAAGTGGGTGTTTGGCATGGTATGGGGATTTAATGGATATTCAAAAACTTAGTGATCAAGGCCAGGATTTGTTTTTACGCGTCGATAAAGTTGAACTAG CTAATTACTACAACAAAAGCAAAGGAGTCCTTGATAAAAAGAGGTTGGCTGCAATTCTGGTAGCTTCTATAATTGCAATTGTCCTTCTCTTTTCCTATGTGTATTGCTTGTGGAATAAAAATAGGAAAG ATAAACTGATGCGGCAATTAAACCAAGATTCCTCTGGAGAAGAGAACGGTGCTCAAAGCAACACACATCCAAATCTACCATTTTTCAGCTTTAGAACGATAACAACGGCTACAAGAAATTTTAGTCATGAGAATAAGCTAGGGCAAGGTGGATTTGGTTCTGTCTATAAG GGTTGCTTAGTTAATGGACAAGAGATAGCAGTAAAAAGATTGTCAAAAGATTCAGGTCAAGGCAAAAAAGagtttaaaaatgaagttacACTTTTAGTGAAACTTCAACACAGGAATCTAGTGAGGTTGCTTGGTTGTTGCTTTGAGAAAGAAGAACGAATGCTAATTTATGAATACCTACCAAACAAAAGTCTAGACTTCTTTATATTTG ATCAAACCCAAAGATCATCATTGGATTGGGGTAAGCGTTTTGAAATCATTTGTGGGATTGCTCGAGGTGTTTTATATCTTCATCAAGATTCAAGGCTGAAAATAATTCATAGAGATCTAAAAGCTAGCAACGTTCTCCTTGATGCTGCAATGAATCCTAAAATCTCAGATTTTGGTATGGCTAGAATATTTGGAGAAGATGAAATCCAAGCAAGAACAAAAAGAGTGGTTGGAACATA TGGATATATGGCACCAGAATATGCAATGGAAGGACGATATTCAACAAAATCCGATGTCTTCAGTTACGGGGTCTTGCTACTAGAAATTGTTGCTGGACAAAGAAACACACATTGTGAAACAGGAAGAGCATCCCCAAACTTAATTGGACAT GTGTGGACACTATGGACAGAGGGAAGACCCTTGGATATAGTTGATCTAGTACTAAACCAGTCTTATCCTGCTGATGTAGTTCTAAAATGCATTCAAATTGGACTCCTGTGTGTGCAAGAAAATGCCATGAATAGACCATCAATGTTAGAAGTTGTTTTGATGCTAGCCAATGAAACAACTCTCTTCCCACCTCAAAAGCCTGCATTTTTATTAATTGGAAACCAAGTTTTGCAAGAGTCTTCAACATCAGGAGGAAGTTCTTCAATAAATGAATTAACAGAAACTACCATTAGTGCTCGTTAA
- the LOC131602758 gene encoding G-type lectin S-receptor-like serine/threonine-protein kinase RKS1 isoform X2, with protein MDSAKNLLYLVTSQNHKHKFWLLINSLILLLNFSFSSCFSDTLTTDKPIRDGELLVSKSKTFALGFFTPGKSTSRYVGIWYYNLPIQTVVWVANRDSPINDTSGILSINPSGNLELHHNLSTIPIWSTNVSLPQSRTNSSSVVIAQLSDIANFVLMVNSTKTVIWESFNYPTDTMLPYLKVGFDRKTNQSWFLQSWKTDEDPGKGAFTIKFSTIGKPQVFMYNRNLPWWRGGPWNGELFAGIPNMKRDMATFNVSYVEDDNYSALSFNMFDKSVITRIVVQQSGFFQTFTWNSQKSQWNRYWSEPTDQCDNYGTCGSNSNCDPLNFDDFKCTCLLGFEPKLPRDWYESRDGSGGCVRNKNASVCRNGEGFVKVVNLKVPDTSVAVAKGGLSLEECEKECLRNCSCAAYAPADVRNGGSGCLAWYGDLMDIQKLSDQGQDLFLRVDKVELANYYNKSKGVLDKKRLAAILVASIIAIVLLFSYVYCLWNKNRKDKLMRQLNQDSSGEENGAQSNTHPNLPFFSFRTITTATRNFSHENKLGQGGFGSVYKGCLVNGQEIAVKRLSKDSGQGKKEFKNEVTLLVKLQHRNLVRLLGCCFEKEERMLIYEYLPNKSLDFFIFDQTQRSSLDWGKRFEIICGIARGVLYLHQDSRLKIIHRDLKASNVLLDAAMNPKISDFGMARIFGEDEIQARTKRVVGTYGYMAPEYAMEGRYSTKSDVFSYGVLLLEIVAGQRNTHCETGRASPNLIGHF; from the exons ATGGATTCTGCTAAAAATCTTCTCTATCTTGTTACATCCCAAAATCATAAACACAAGTTTTGGTTGCTTATTAACTCTTTGATTCTACTCCTTAACTTCTCTTTTTCCTCTTGTTTTTCTGATACCTTAACTACTGACAAGCCTATAAGAGACGGTGAGCTCCTTGTTTCTAAATCTAAAACGTTTGCACTTGGATTCTTCACTCCTGGAAAATCCACCTCTCGCTATGTTGGAATTTGGTACTACAATTTGCCAATCCAAACTGTTGTTTGGGTTGCAAATAGAGATAGTCCGATCAATGATACTTCCGGAATTCTATCAATCAACCCGAGTGGAAATCTAGAACTCCACCACAACCTTAGCACCATTCCCATTTGGTCCACTAATGTTTCATTACCACAATCACGAACAAATAGCAGCAGTGTTGTTATAGCTCAACTATCGGATATAGCAAACTTTGTTCTGATGGTAAACAGCACCAAAACTGTCATCTGGGAAAGCTTTAATTATCCCACAGACACCATGCTTCCATATCTAAAGGTTGGTTTTGATAGAAAAACTAATCAAAGCTGGTTCCTTCAATCATGGAAGACAGATGAGGACCCTGGAAAAGGAGCATTTACTATTAAGTTCAGCACCATTGGCAAACCTCAGGTGTTTATGTACAACCGGAACCTTCCTTGGTGGCGTGGTGGACCATGGAATGGAGAACTTTTTGCAGGTATACCTAATATGAAACGAGATATGGCCACCTTTAACGTTTCTTATGTTGAAGATGACAACTATTCAGCTCTCTCATTTAACATGTTTGATAAGTCTGTCATTACTAGGATAGTGGTTCAACAATCTGGTTTCTTTCAAACATTCACATGGAACAGTCAAAAGAGTCAATGGAACCGCTACTGGTCTGAACCAACAGACCAATGTGATAACTATGGAACGTGTGGATCAAACAGTAATTGTGACCCTTTGAACTTTGACGACTTTAAGTGTACTTGTTTACTTGGTTTTGAACCAAAACTTCCACGTGATTGGTATGAGAGTAGAGATGGGTCAGGAGGGTGTGTTAGGAATAAAAATGCATCTGTTTGTAGGAATGGAGAAGGGTTTGTCAAAGTTGTAAACTTGAAAGTTCCTGATACATCTGTGGCAGTTGCAAAAGGTGGTTTAAGTTTGGAAGAATGTGAGAAAGAATGCTTGAGAAACTGCTCTTGTGCTGCCTATGCACCTGCTGATGTGAGGAATGGTGGAAGTGGGTGTTTGGCATGGTATGGGGATTTAATGGATATTCAAAAACTTAGTGATCAAGGCCAGGATTTGTTTTTACGCGTCGATAAAGTTGAACTAG CTAATTACTACAACAAAAGCAAAGGAGTCCTTGATAAAAAGAGGTTGGCTGCAATTCTGGTAGCTTCTATAATTGCAATTGTCCTTCTCTTTTCCTATGTGTATTGCTTGTGGAATAAAAATAGGAAAG ATAAACTGATGCGGCAATTAAACCAAGATTCCTCTGGAGAAGAGAACGGTGCTCAAAGCAACACACATCCAAATCTACCATTTTTCAGCTTTAGAACGATAACAACGGCTACAAGAAATTTTAGTCATGAGAATAAGCTAGGGCAAGGTGGATTTGGTTCTGTCTATAAG GGTTGCTTAGTTAATGGACAAGAGATAGCAGTAAAAAGATTGTCAAAAGATTCAGGTCAAGGCAAAAAAGagtttaaaaatgaagttacACTTTTAGTGAAACTTCAACACAGGAATCTAGTGAGGTTGCTTGGTTGTTGCTTTGAGAAAGAAGAACGAATGCTAATTTATGAATACCTACCAAACAAAAGTCTAGACTTCTTTATATTTG ATCAAACCCAAAGATCATCATTGGATTGGGGTAAGCGTTTTGAAATCATTTGTGGGATTGCTCGAGGTGTTTTATATCTTCATCAAGATTCAAGGCTGAAAATAATTCATAGAGATCTAAAAGCTAGCAACGTTCTCCTTGATGCTGCAATGAATCCTAAAATCTCAGATTTTGGTATGGCTAGAATATTTGGAGAAGATGAAATCCAAGCAAGAACAAAAAGAGTGGTTGGAACATA TGGATATATGGCACCAGAATATGCAATGGAAGGACGATATTCAACAAAATCCGATGTCTTCAGTTACGGGGTCTTGCTACTAGAAATTGTTGCTGGACAAAGAAACACACATTGTGAAACAGGAAGAGCATCCCCAAACTTAATTGGACAT TTCTAA